A window from Telopea speciosissima isolate NSW1024214 ecotype Mountain lineage chromosome 8, Tspe_v1, whole genome shotgun sequence encodes these proteins:
- the LOC122671579 gene encoding EPIDERMAL PATTERNING FACTOR-like protein 6 isoform X1: MDLKRSIQKFMSRKLLFYLASLCFFSVCALISTNASNPLCLDTIGTQLGRATKLNAQEFSSKIAMKDDEGKWGLSLMSFTRRYLRGVGSSPPRCTSKCGKCTPCKPVHVPVPPGTPVTTEYYPEAWRCKCGNKLYMP, encoded by the exons ATGGATTTAAAGAGAAGTATACAGAAGTTCATGTCCAGAAAGCTTCTTTTCTACTTGGCTTCCCTCTGTTTCTTCTCTGTATGTGCTCTGATCAGTACCAACGCCAGCAATCCTCTCTGTTTAG ATACCATTGGAACTCAATTGGGTAGAGCAACTAAACTTAATGCTCAG GAATTTTCCAGCAAAATAGCCATGAAAGATGATGAAGGCAAATGGGGGCTTTCTTTGATGAGCTTTACGAGGAGATACCTAAGAGGCGTTGGATCGTCGCCACCTCGATGTACGTCGAAATGCGGCAAGTGTACACCATGTAAGCCGGTTCATGTGCCGGTGCCACCGGGAACACCTGTGACGACGGAGTATTATCCAGAAGCTTGGAGGTGCAAATGTGGGAACAAATTGTACATGCCTTAA
- the LOC122671579 gene encoding EPIDERMAL PATTERNING FACTOR-like protein 6 isoform X2, with translation MDLKRSIQKFMSRKLLFYLASLCFFSVCALISTNASNPLCLDTIGTQLGRATKLNAQEFSSKIAMKDDEGKWGLSLMSFTRRYLRGVGSSPPRCTSKCGKCTPCKPVHVPVPPGTPVTTEYYPEAWRCKCGNKLYMP, from the exons ATGGATTTAAAGAGAAGTATACAGAAGTTCATGTCCAGAAAGCTTCTTTTCTACTTGGCTTCCCTCTGTTTCTTCTCTGTATGTGCTCTGATCAGTACCAACGCCAGCAATCCTCTCTGTTTAG ATACCATTGGAACTCAATTGGGTAGAGCAACTAAACTTAATGCTCAG GAATTTTCCAGCAAAATAGCCATGAAAGATGATGAAGGCAAATGGGGGCTTTCTTTGATGAGCTTTACGAGGAGATACCTAAGAGGCGTTGGATCGTCGCCACCTCGATGTACGTCGAAATGCGGCAAGTGTACACCATGTAAGCCGGTTCATGTGCCGGTGCCACCGGGAACACCTGTGACGACGGAGTATTATCCAGAAGCTTGGAGGTGCAAATGTGGGAACAAATTGTACATGCCTT AG